In Microbacterium cremeum, a genomic segment contains:
- a CDS encoding Rne/Rng family ribonuclease, with amino-acid sequence MADGNDAEFDPQTEPEAPLASDSADSAGEQKGVAEAPQIELDDTVSSVETIESDGPAPSGPGESDAEAGDAVGGAADTESAETETADEPEQSRDESSEAPHEKAAEAAEARSEEAAEPAVAPAEAADESAAEAPAEPAATDAPAEPAADEAESGPVTAVSLGLLPEVFVSAVSTQLHFYAPEVAPLPERPEPEPDAEPAPSANSRRRNRRRGGEAKDEASPSEPPQPRQRAVELITEPQRIKGSTRLEAKKQRRRDGREAGRRRAVVTEAEFLARREAVDRVMIVRSRNGRIQIAVLEDNVLVEHYVARSQDASLIGNVYLGRVQNVLPSMEAAFVDIGRGRNAVLYSGEVDWDAVETGNQPRRIELALKSGDRVLVQVTKDPVGHKGARLTSQISLPGRYLVYVPGGAMNGISRKLPDTERARLKKILKEVLPESSGVIVRTAAEGATEDQLTRDVQRLTNQWEHISKQIESIQAPALLHSEPDLLVKIVRDVFNEDFSKMLIQGDDAHHTITKYLESVAPDLLERVERFEGEHDPFDEFRVTEQIEKALDRKVWLPSGGSLVIDRTEAMTVVDVNTGKFVGSGGNLEETVTKNNLEAAEEIVRQLRLRDIGGIIVVDFIDMVLESNRDLVLRRLVECLSRDRTKHQVAEVTSLGLVQMTRKKLGLGLLETFSEPCEVCAGRGLIVHHDPVVKHRSAAPAPSSGRRSRGGASQAPSGSNGTHVITEGVKSALAQIAASTIHHGEEAPAPAAAVVAVEEAPAAERPKKQRKKRQDSKPPKTEKDMLLDSVLQALPEPKAPGQGRSRRRVTTAALTGTPVPHTPTED; translated from the coding sequence ATGGCAGATGGAAACGATGCAGAGTTCGACCCGCAGACAGAACCGGAGGCCCCGCTAGCGTCCGACTCCGCCGATTCGGCCGGAGAGCAGAAGGGCGTCGCGGAGGCACCGCAGATCGAACTGGACGACACGGTCTCGTCTGTCGAGACGATCGAGTCGGACGGGCCCGCACCGTCGGGTCCCGGCGAGAGTGACGCCGAGGCCGGCGATGCCGTCGGCGGCGCCGCCGACACCGAGTCTGCCGAGACGGAGACGGCGGACGAGCCGGAACAGTCCCGTGACGAGTCGAGCGAGGCTCCGCATGAGAAGGCTGCCGAGGCGGCCGAGGCTCGCTCTGAGGAGGCTGCCGAGCCGGCCGTGGCGCCCGCCGAGGCCGCCGACGAGTCCGCCGCTGAGGCACCGGCCGAGCCCGCTGCCACCGACGCACCGGCCGAGCCCGCTGCCGACGAGGCCGAGTCGGGGCCGGTGACCGCCGTCAGCCTCGGACTGCTGCCCGAGGTGTTCGTGTCGGCGGTGTCGACGCAGCTGCACTTCTACGCCCCGGAAGTCGCACCCCTTCCTGAGCGCCCCGAGCCCGAGCCCGACGCGGAGCCGGCACCGTCGGCGAACTCGCGCCGTCGAAACCGCCGCCGCGGCGGCGAGGCCAAGGACGAGGCATCCCCTTCCGAGCCGCCGCAGCCGCGTCAGCGCGCCGTCGAGCTCATCACCGAGCCGCAGCGCATCAAGGGCTCCACGCGCCTCGAGGCGAAGAAGCAGCGCCGCCGCGACGGGCGGGAGGCCGGCCGCCGCCGTGCCGTCGTGACCGAGGCGGAGTTCCTGGCACGCCGCGAGGCCGTCGATCGCGTCATGATCGTGCGCTCGCGCAACGGTCGCATCCAGATCGCCGTGCTCGAAGACAACGTGCTCGTCGAGCACTACGTGGCACGCAGCCAGGACGCCTCGCTGATCGGCAACGTGTACCTGGGGCGCGTGCAGAACGTGCTCCCGAGCATGGAGGCGGCGTTCGTCGACATCGGCCGGGGCCGCAATGCGGTGCTGTACTCCGGCGAGGTCGACTGGGATGCGGTCGAGACCGGCAACCAGCCGCGGCGCATCGAGCTCGCCCTCAAGAGCGGCGATCGCGTGCTCGTTCAGGTCACGAAGGACCCCGTCGGACACAAGGGCGCCCGCCTCACGAGCCAGATCTCGCTGCCGGGCCGCTACCTCGTGTACGTGCCGGGCGGCGCCATGAACGGCATCTCGCGCAAGCTGCCCGACACCGAGCGGGCGCGTCTGAAGAAGATCCTCAAGGAGGTGCTCCCGGAGTCGTCGGGCGTCATCGTGCGCACCGCCGCCGAGGGCGCGACCGAGGATCAGCTGACGCGCGACGTGCAGCGCCTCACGAACCAGTGGGAGCACATCAGCAAGCAGATCGAGTCGATCCAGGCGCCGGCGCTGCTCCACTCCGAGCCCGACCTCCTGGTCAAGATCGTGCGCGACGTCTTCAACGAGGACTTCTCGAAGATGCTCATCCAGGGCGACGACGCGCACCACACGATCACCAAGTACCTCGAGTCCGTCGCACCCGACCTGCTGGAGCGCGTCGAGCGCTTCGAGGGCGAGCACGATCCGTTCGACGAGTTCCGGGTGACCGAGCAGATCGAGAAGGCGCTCGACCGCAAGGTGTGGCTGCCCTCCGGCGGCTCGCTCGTGATCGACCGCACCGAGGCGATGACTGTCGTCGACGTCAACACCGGCAAGTTCGTCGGCTCGGGCGGCAACCTCGAAGAGACCGTGACGAAGAACAACCTCGAGGCCGCCGAGGAGATCGTCCGCCAGCTGAGGCTGCGCGACATCGGCGGCATCATCGTGGTCGACTTCATCGACATGGTGCTCGAGTCCAACCGCGACCTCGTCCTCCGACGTCTCGTGGAGTGCCTCAGCCGGGACCGGACCAAGCACCAGGTGGCCGAGGTCACCTCTCTCGGACTCGTGCAGATGACGCGCAAGAAGCTCGGCCTCGGCCTGCTCGAGACGTTCAGCGAGCCGTGCGAGGTCTGCGCAGGGCGCGGGCTCATCGTGCATCACGACCCCGTCGTCAAGCACCGCTCAGCGGCGCCCGCGCCGTCGTCCGGTCGTCGCTCTCGCGGCGGCGCCTCGCAGGCGCCGAGCGGCTCGAACGGCACGCACGTCATCACCGAAGGCGTGAAGTCGGCGCTCGCTCAGATCGCGGCCTCCACGATCCACCACGGCGAAGAGGCGCCCGCGCCCGCAGCGGCTGTCGTCGCGGTGGAGGAGGCCCCGGCCGCGGAGCGTCCGAAGAAGCAGCGCAAGAAGCGCCAGGACTCCAAGCCGCCCAAGACCGAGAAGGACATGCTCCTCGACTCGGTGCTCCAGGCGCTTCCCGAGCCGAAGGCGCCCGGCCAGGGCCGTTCCCGGCGCCGGGTGACGACGGCGGCGCTCACCGGCACGCCGGTGCCGCACACTCCGACAGAGGACTGA
- a CDS encoding DUF4031 domain-containing protein gives MAILIDDPLWPAHGRLWAHLVSDSDLDELHAFAAANGIPRRGFDLDHYDVPDDAHGRLVAAGARHVSGHELVRRLIASGLRVTARERRGR, from the coding sequence GTGGCGATCCTCATCGACGACCCGCTGTGGCCCGCCCACGGCCGCCTGTGGGCGCACCTGGTGAGCGATTCCGACCTCGACGAGCTCCACGCGTTCGCCGCGGCCAACGGCATCCCCCGCCGCGGTTTCGACCTGGACCACTATGACGTCCCCGACGACGCGCACGGGCGTCTGGTCGCCGCGGGCGCACGGCACGTGAGCGGTCATGAACTGGTGCGCCGGCTCATCGCGTCCGGCCTTCGCGTGACCGCACGAGAGCGTCGCGGGCGCTGA
- the rplU gene encoding 50S ribosomal protein L21, with the protein MVYAVVRAGGRQEKVEVGTIVVLDRQAAKIGDKIELPAVLYVDGDTVTTDADKLSKVTVTAEVLGEERGPKIVIQKFKNKTGYKKRQGHRQDLTRVKVTGIK; encoded by the coding sequence GTGGTTTACGCAGTTGTGCGCGCCGGCGGCCGGCAGGAGAAGGTCGAGGTCGGCACGATCGTCGTCCTCGATCGTCAGGCGGCGAAGATCGGTGACAAGATCGAGCTCCCCGCGGTGCTCTACGTGGACGGCGACACCGTCACCACCGACGCCGACAAGCTCTCGAAGGTCACCGTGACCGCCGAGGTCCTCGGCGAGGAGCGCGGCCCGAAGATCGTGATCCAGAAGTTCAAGAACAAGACCGGCTACAAGAAGCGCCAGGGGCACCGTCAGGACCTCACGCGCGTCAAGGTCACCGGCATCAAGTAA
- the rpmA gene encoding 50S ribosomal protein L27, producing the protein MAHKKGASSTRNGRDSNAQRLGVKRFGGQAVNAGEILVRQRGTHFHPGANVGRGGDDTLFALAAGAVEFGQKGGRKVVNIVAASE; encoded by the coding sequence ATGGCACACAAGAAGGGCGCAAGCTCCACCCGCAACGGTCGTGACTCCAACGCGCAGCGCCTCGGCGTGAAGCGCTTCGGCGGTCAGGCCGTCAACGCCGGCGAGATCCTCGTCCGTCAGCGCGGCACCCACTTCCACCCCGGCGCCAACGTCGGCCGCGGCGGCGACGACACGCTGTTCGCCCTGGCCGCCGGTGCTGTCGAGTTCGGCCAGAAGGGCGGCCGCAAGGTCGTCAACATCGTGGCGGCCTCGGAGTAA
- the obgE gene encoding GTPase ObgE, with product MVTFVDRVTLHLRAGKGGNGCVSVRREKFKPLAGPDGGNGGHGGDVVLVADPQVTTLLSYHHSPHRSAGNGGFGMGDNRSGAAGESLDLPVPVGTVVKDVSGETLVDMIEPGMRFVVAPGGQGGLGNAALASPKRKAPGFALLGTPGWEGDVLLELKTVADVALVGFPSAGKSSLIAAVSAARPKIADYPFTTLHPNLGVVQAGDVRFTVADVPGLIEGASEGKGLGLEFLRHVERCTALVHVLDCATLEPGRDPLSDLDVILAELAAYPVPEGQTPLLERPQVVALNKVDVPEAKDLADLVRPDLEARGYRVFEISTVSHEGLRQLTFALGEIVAAHRAELAATPAPERIVIRPKGSDKEFAVRVEGGTYGNIYRILGDKPVRWVHQTDFQNDEAVGYLADRLERLGVEDELYRAGATPGATVVIGEGDGVVFDWQPALSSAAELMTAPRGTDPRLYEGGRRTSNERREQYHERMDAKAAARAQLEAERIARASQDEEDE from the coding sequence ATGGTCACGTTCGTCGATCGCGTGACGCTGCACCTGCGCGCGGGGAAGGGCGGAAACGGCTGCGTCTCGGTGCGCCGCGAGAAGTTCAAGCCCCTCGCGGGCCCCGACGGGGGGAATGGCGGCCACGGCGGCGACGTCGTGCTCGTCGCTGATCCCCAAGTCACCACCCTGCTGTCGTACCACCACTCGCCGCACCGCTCGGCGGGCAACGGCGGGTTCGGCATGGGCGACAACCGCTCCGGCGCCGCGGGCGAGTCGCTCGACCTGCCGGTGCCCGTCGGCACGGTCGTGAAGGATGTCTCGGGCGAGACGCTCGTCGACATGATCGAACCCGGCATGCGCTTCGTCGTCGCGCCCGGCGGTCAGGGTGGGCTCGGAAACGCGGCGCTCGCGAGTCCGAAGCGCAAGGCGCCCGGCTTCGCGCTGCTGGGCACTCCGGGGTGGGAGGGCGACGTCCTCCTCGAGCTGAAGACGGTCGCCGACGTCGCCCTGGTGGGGTTCCCGTCGGCGGGCAAGTCGAGCCTCATCGCGGCCGTCTCGGCGGCGCGGCCGAAGATCGCCGACTACCCGTTCACGACGCTGCACCCCAACCTCGGCGTCGTGCAGGCGGGCGACGTGCGCTTCACCGTCGCCGACGTGCCCGGTCTCATCGAGGGGGCGAGCGAGGGCAAGGGCCTGGGACTGGAGTTCCTGCGTCACGTCGAGCGCTGCACGGCGCTCGTGCACGTGCTCGACTGCGCCACGCTCGAACCCGGACGCGACCCGCTGAGCGATCTCGACGTGATCCTCGCCGAACTCGCCGCCTACCCCGTCCCCGAGGGGCAGACTCCGCTGCTCGAGCGCCCGCAGGTCGTCGCGCTGAACAAGGTGGACGTGCCGGAGGCGAAGGATCTGGCCGATCTGGTGCGTCCCGACCTCGAGGCCCGCGGCTACCGCGTCTTCGAGATCTCGACCGTGAGCCACGAGGGTCTGCGCCAGCTCACCTTCGCGCTCGGCGAGATCGTCGCGGCGCATCGGGCCGAGCTCGCCGCGACGCCGGCGCCCGAGCGCATCGTGATCCGGCCGAAGGGCTCCGACAAGGAGTTCGCGGTACGGGTCGAGGGCGGCACCTACGGCAACATCTACCGCATCCTCGGTGACAAGCCGGTGCGGTGGGTGCACCAGACCGACTTCCAGAACGACGAGGCCGTCGGCTACCTCGCCGACCGCCTGGAACGGCTCGGCGTCGAGGATGAGCTCTACCGCGCCGGTGCGACCCCGGGCGCGACCGTCGTCATCGGCGAGGGCGACGGCGTCGTGTTCGACTGGCAGCCCGCGCTCTCTTCGGCGGCGGAGCTGATGACCGCTCCGCGCGGCACCGATCCGCGCCTGTACGAGGGCGGTCGCCGGACCAGCAACGAGCGCCGCGAGCAGTATCACGAGCGGATGGATGCCAAGGCCGCGGCCCGCGCCCAGCTCGAGGCCGAGCGGATCGCGAGGGCCTCGCAGGACGAGGAGGACGAGTGA
- the proB gene encoding glutamate 5-kinase, with the protein MSSAERADIPSARRVVVKVGSSSISGDGAHRIAPLVDALAAAHARGTEVVLVSSGAIATGMPFLLLDERPSDLATQQAAAAVGQNVLIYRYQEALRPFRIVAGQVLLTAGDLENATHRSNARRAMERLLGLRILPIVNENDTVATHEIRFGDNDRLAALVAQLIGADALVLLSDIDCLYTRPPDEPGALPIPRVAYGADLHGFEFGSVVVNSVGTGGAATKVSAARLAAASGIGVLVTSADRVGEALAGAEIGTWFQPNPEPAAAPVTGPVRTAVDKLG; encoded by the coding sequence GTGAGCTCAGCCGAACGCGCCGACATCCCCTCCGCGCGTCGCGTCGTCGTCAAGGTCGGCTCGTCCTCGATCAGCGGCGACGGCGCTCACCGGATCGCCCCGCTGGTCGATGCCCTCGCGGCAGCGCACGCGCGCGGCACCGAGGTCGTGCTCGTGTCGTCGGGTGCGATCGCGACGGGGATGCCGTTCCTGCTGCTCGACGAGCGCCCGAGCGATCTCGCCACACAGCAGGCGGCGGCAGCGGTCGGGCAGAACGTCCTGATCTATCGCTACCAGGAGGCGCTGCGGCCGTTCCGTATCGTCGCGGGGCAGGTGCTGCTCACGGCCGGCGATCTCGAGAACGCCACGCACCGCTCCAACGCGCGACGCGCGATGGAACGGCTGCTGGGGCTGCGCATCCTCCCTATCGTCAACGAGAACGACACCGTCGCCACGCACGAGATCCGCTTCGGCGACAACGACCGGCTCGCGGCCCTCGTCGCGCAGCTGATCGGGGCCGACGCGCTGGTGCTGCTCAGCGACATCGACTGCCTGTACACGCGCCCGCCGGACGAGCCGGGGGCGCTTCCCATCCCGCGCGTGGCCTACGGCGCCGACCTGCACGGCTTCGAGTTCGGCTCGGTGGTCGTCAACAGCGTCGGCACCGGAGGGGCGGCGACGAAGGTCTCTGCGGCACGCCTGGCCGCCGCATCCGGGATCGGCGTGCTCGTCACGAGCGCCGATCGCGTGGGCGAGGCGCTGGCCGGCGCCGAGATCGGCACGTGGTTCCAGCCGAACCCCGAGCCCGCTGCGGCCCCGGTGACGGGTCCGGTGCGCACCGCCGTCGATAAGCTGGGCTGA
- a CDS encoding glutamate-5-semialdehyde dehydrogenase, translating into MTITATTARERMLLAKEAARTVGLLGDEAKRDALLAIADAIEAAAPEVVAANAEDLRRGRDTGLSEALQDRLRLDEPRVAALAAAVREIAALPDPVGRVLDERTLANGVSLTKVAVPFGVVGSIYEARPNVTVDIAALALRSGNAVVLRGGTAAEHTNAALVRAMREALAARGVDPEAIQTVDEFGREGARELMQARGIVDVLVPRGSAQLIETVVTESSVPVIETGAGVVHIVLDETAPLEWARDIVVNAKVQRPSVCNAVETVLVHRGAAQRLVGPVVAALQEQGVTVHGDAAVQDLASGVAAATDEDWAAEYLSLDVAMRVVDDLDDALAHIRRYSTHHTESIVTQDAASEERFLAEVDSAVVMANASTRFTDGGEFGFGAEVGISTQKLHARGPMGLAELTSSKWLARGAGQVRA; encoded by the coding sequence ATGACGATCACCGCCACGACGGCACGGGAACGGATGCTGCTCGCCAAGGAAGCGGCACGCACGGTCGGCCTCCTCGGCGACGAGGCCAAGCGCGACGCGCTGCTGGCCATCGCCGACGCGATCGAAGCCGCTGCGCCGGAGGTCGTCGCGGCGAATGCCGAGGATCTGCGCCGCGGCCGCGATACCGGGCTCTCGGAGGCATTACAGGATCGGCTCCGCCTGGACGAGCCGCGCGTCGCGGCACTGGCCGCCGCAGTGCGCGAGATCGCCGCGCTGCCCGATCCGGTGGGCCGCGTCCTGGACGAGCGCACGCTGGCCAACGGCGTGTCGCTGACCAAGGTCGCGGTGCCGTTCGGTGTCGTCGGCTCGATCTATGAGGCGCGGCCGAATGTGACGGTCGACATCGCCGCGCTCGCGCTGCGGTCCGGCAACGCGGTGGTGCTGCGCGGTGGGACCGCCGCCGAGCACACCAACGCCGCACTGGTGCGCGCGATGCGCGAGGCGCTGGCAGCGCGCGGAGTCGACCCTGAGGCCATCCAGACGGTCGACGAATTCGGCCGCGAAGGCGCACGGGAGCTGATGCAGGCGCGCGGGATCGTGGACGTGCTGGTGCCGCGGGGCAGCGCCCAGCTCATCGAGACGGTCGTGACCGAGTCGTCGGTGCCCGTCATCGAGACCGGCGCGGGCGTCGTCCACATCGTGCTCGACGAGACGGCGCCGCTCGAGTGGGCGCGTGACATCGTCGTGAACGCCAAGGTGCAGCGGCCGAGCGTGTGCAACGCCGTCGAGACCGTCCTCGTCCACCGCGGCGCCGCGCAGCGACTCGTCGGACCTGTGGTGGCCGCACTCCAGGAGCAGGGCGTCACCGTCCACGGCGACGCCGCCGTGCAGGACCTCGCCTCGGGCGTGGCGGCGGCGACCGACGAGGACTGGGCCGCGGAGTACCTGAGCCTGGACGTGGCGATGCGCGTGGTCGACGACCTCGACGACGCGCTCGCGCACATCCGCCGATATTCGACGCACCACACCGAGTCGATCGTGACCCAGGATGCCGCGAGCGAGGAGCGATTCCTCGCCGAGGTGGACTCGGCCGTGGTGATGGCCAACGCGTCGACGCGCTTCACCGACGGTGGCGAGTTCGGCTTCGGCGCCGAGGTCGGCATCTCGACGCAGAAGCTCCACGCACGCGGCCCGATGGGGCTGGCCGAGCTCACCAGCTCCAAGTGGCTCGCGCGCGGTGCCGGACAAGTCCGCGCGTGA
- the nadD gene encoding nicotinate-nucleotide adenylyltransferase: protein MSVTGAPRIGVMGGTFDPIHHGHLVAASEVAQWFDLDEVVFVPTGRPWQKEEVSPSEHRYLMTVIATASNPRFTVSRVDIDRSGPTYTIDTLRDLKALRPDAELFFITGADAIAQILSWRDHDELWDLAHFVAVSRPGHVLNTDGLPSDDVSQLEIPALAISSTDCRDRVTRGHPVWYLVPDGVVQYIAKHHLYRSKE from the coding sequence ATGTCGGTGACGGGTGCCCCGAGGATCGGGGTCATGGGTGGGACGTTCGATCCCATCCATCACGGTCACCTGGTCGCCGCCAGCGAGGTGGCGCAGTGGTTCGACCTCGACGAGGTCGTGTTCGTCCCCACCGGACGACCATGGCAGAAGGAGGAGGTCTCGCCGAGCGAGCACCGGTACCTGATGACGGTCATCGCCACGGCATCCAACCCCCGTTTCACGGTGAGCCGCGTCGACATCGACCGCTCCGGACCGACGTACACCATCGACACGCTCCGCGATCTGAAGGCTCTGCGCCCGGATGCCGAGCTGTTCTTCATCACGGGCGCCGACGCCATAGCGCAAATTCTCAGTTGGAGAGACCATGATGAGTTATGGGACCTCGCCCATTTCGTCGCGGTGTCACGTCCGGGGCACGTCCTGAACACCGATGGACTGCCCAGCGACGACGTCAGCCAGCTCGAGATCCCCGCCCTCGCCATCTCGTCGACGGACTGCCGTGACCGGGTGACGCGAGGACACCCGGTGTGGTACCTCGTGCCCGACGGGGTCGTCCAATACATTGCGAAGCATCATCTCTACCGGAGCAAGGAATGA
- the rsfS gene encoding ribosome silencing factor → MTASAQSHDMLQIAAAAADAKGGEDLVALDVSGPLPLVDIFLLVTGRNERNVAAIADEIEDKLLEAGHKRLRREGRQESRWVLIDFGDLVVHVFHEQERVYYGLERLWKDCPVVPVHLPAHATEE, encoded by the coding sequence ATGACCGCGAGTGCGCAGTCCCACGACATGCTGCAGATCGCCGCAGCTGCGGCGGACGCGAAGGGCGGCGAGGACCTCGTCGCCCTCGACGTGTCGGGGCCGCTGCCGCTGGTCGACATCTTCCTGTTGGTCACCGGGCGCAACGAGCGCAATGTCGCCGCCATCGCGGACGAGATCGAAGACAAGCTGCTCGAGGCGGGCCACAAGCGGCTGCGACGCGAGGGGCGCCAGGAGTCCCGATGGGTGCTGATCGATTTCGGCGATCTCGTCGTCCACGTGTTCCACGAGCAGGAGCGCGTCTACTACGGTCTGGAGCGCCTCTGGAAGGACTGCCCCGTCGTGCCGGTGCACCTTCCCGCGCACGCCACGGAGGAGTGA
- a CDS encoding Lrp/AsnC family transcriptional regulator — MDFDAELIRELQIDGRASIHTLAGRLGQSRASVSARLNAMLTDGTVRVVAAVDPVFLGQHVLAHVSIRTRGGVEPVAQHLRGLSETVLVSAVGGAHDLVTEVRLGSMPALHDLLAEMRALPGVADINTLIYTDVVKGFFVSEYRGDVTIDAIDTALIEQLQRDGRKSYRALGEAVRLSPSAVTTRVQRLVDGGVIKISAVEARGLAHRQLSMGVGLNLAGTDDRVTEALRTWRGVDFAARTLGRFDVVTTLVEPSAGALYASLERIRAIPGVAHLEAWFHLAVLKEDYARTLRPAGGGVPQPLGSTGG, encoded by the coding sequence ATGGATTTCGACGCCGAACTCATCCGCGAGCTGCAGATCGACGGTCGCGCCAGCATCCATACGCTGGCCGGCCGGCTCGGGCAGTCGCGTGCCTCGGTCTCCGCCCGGCTGAATGCAATGCTGACCGACGGCACGGTGCGCGTGGTCGCCGCCGTCGACCCGGTCTTCCTCGGGCAGCACGTGCTGGCGCACGTGTCGATCCGCACGCGCGGCGGCGTCGAGCCCGTCGCGCAGCACCTGCGTGGCCTCAGCGAGACCGTGCTCGTCTCGGCGGTGGGTGGAGCGCACGACCTGGTCACAGAGGTGCGGCTCGGATCGATGCCGGCGCTGCACGACCTGCTCGCCGAGATGCGCGCGCTCCCGGGAGTCGCCGACATCAACACCCTCATCTACACCGACGTGGTCAAAGGCTTCTTCGTGTCGGAATACCGCGGCGACGTCACGATCGATGCGATCGACACCGCCCTCATCGAGCAGCTGCAGCGCGACGGCCGCAAGAGCTACCGCGCGCTCGGTGAGGCGGTGCGCCTCTCCCCCTCCGCTGTGACCACCCGTGTCCAGCGGCTCGTCGACGGCGGCGTCATCAAGATCAGCGCCGTCGAGGCACGCGGACTGGCGCACCGCCAGCTCTCGATGGGAGTCGGCCTCAACCTCGCCGGCACCGACGACCGCGTGACCGAGGCGCTGCGCACGTGGCGCGGCGTCGACTTCGCGGCGCGCACGCTCGGACGCTTCGATGTGGTCACGACCCTCGTGGAGCCGTCGGCCGGTGCGCTCTACGCCAGTCTGGAGCGGATCCGGGCGATCCCCGGCGTCGCGCATCTCGAGGCCTGGTTCCACCTCGCGGTCCTCAAGGAGGACTACGCCCGCACACTTCGACCGGCAGGCGGCGGCGTCCCGCAGCCGCTCGGATCGACCGGCGGATAG
- a CDS encoding MFS transporter — translation MTSTTSRARRAGIAAFVGTTIEWYDFYIYATAAALVFGPLFFPSGDPLAETAAAFATFAVAFLVRPLGGIIFGHIGDKLGRRVSLVITLLLMGIATVLVGCLPTYETIGIVAPILLILLRALQGLAVGGEWGGAVLMSVEHAPAGKKTFYGGFTQLGNPAGALLASGVFAIMSRFGEDFILNGGWRIPFLLSVVLIAVGFWVRYRVEESPVFEQKVEGRKQTMPLAFALRVNWKPILLGIGLLPISTGGYYLATTFATSYATGEPISMSAQVILDAMTIASFIEFVVTLPVAWLGDKWGRKNIMYIGLVTSVLTFVPFMLVLPGKVEPVIFLMASLVRIAMSATYAPIAAILAQMFRPQARYTSIALSYGVGAAIWAGFSPWFATMLIAWTGSIWSVLGMFVGMAALSGLCTWLAPQHSDEAPVTDSFTPRTDTTTARTI, via the coding sequence ATGACTTCCACCACCAGCAGGGCGCGGCGCGCAGGGATCGCCGCGTTCGTGGGGACCACCATCGAGTGGTACGACTTCTACATCTATGCGACCGCCGCGGCGCTCGTGTTCGGACCCTTGTTCTTCCCGAGCGGCGACCCCTTGGCCGAGACCGCCGCGGCGTTCGCGACGTTCGCGGTCGCGTTCCTGGTCCGCCCGCTCGGCGGCATCATCTTCGGCCACATCGGCGACAAGCTCGGGCGTCGCGTGTCGCTCGTGATCACGCTGCTGCTGATGGGCATCGCGACCGTGCTCGTCGGATGCCTTCCCACCTACGAGACGATCGGGATCGTCGCCCCGATCCTGCTGATCCTCCTGCGGGCGCTCCAGGGCCTCGCGGTGGGAGGCGAGTGGGGTGGGGCGGTGCTGATGAGCGTCGAGCACGCCCCGGCCGGCAAGAAGACGTTCTACGGCGGCTTCACGCAGCTGGGCAACCCGGCCGGCGCGCTGCTGGCCTCGGGCGTCTTCGCGATCATGTCGCGCTTCGGCGAGGACTTCATCCTGAACGGCGGGTGGCGCATCCCGTTCCTCCTGTCGGTCGTGCTCATCGCCGTCGGCTTCTGGGTGCGTTACCGGGTCGAGGAGTCGCCGGTCTTCGAGCAGAAGGTCGAGGGCCGCAAGCAGACCATGCCCCTCGCGTTCGCGCTGCGCGTCAACTGGAAGCCGATCCTGCTGGGCATCGGCCTGCTGCCGATCTCGACCGGCGGCTACTACCTCGCCACCACGTTCGCGACCTCCTACGCGACCGGCGAGCCCATCAGCATGAGCGCGCAGGTCATCCTCGACGCCATGACGATCGCCTCGTTCATCGAGTTCGTCGTGACCCTGCCGGTCGCGTGGCTCGGCGACAAGTGGGGCCGCAAGAACATCATGTACATCGGACTGGTGACCTCGGTGCTCACGTTCGTGCCGTTCATGCTGGTGCTGCCGGGCAAGGTGGAGCCTGTCATCTTCCTGATGGCGTCGCTCGTGCGCATCGCGATGAGCGCCACATACGCGCCGATCGCCGCGATCCTCGCGCAGATGTTCCGTCCGCAGGCCCGCTACACGTCGATCGCGCTGTCGTATGGCGTCGGCGCCGCGATCTGGGCCGGGTTCTCGCCCTGGTTCGCCACGATGCTGATCGCCTGGACCGGCAGCATCTGGTCGGTGCTCGGGATGTTCGTCGGCATGGCCGCGCTCTCCGGCCTCTGCACGTGGCTCGCGCCGCAGCACTCTGACGAGGCGCCCGTGACGGACTCGTTCACGCCGCGCACCGACACCACGACGGCCCGCACCATCTGA